The stretch of DNA ATTCTGGCTTGGATCTTTAATGTCGCAGGTTTTGCAATGGACGCAATTTTGGGCGTTAATTTGCAAGTGGGATTGCCCATCTTTTTCAACATATTCATAAACTCCGGCAGGGCAGTAGCGTTGCTCTGGTCCGGCGTACGTTTTGAGATTCAGGCTCACAGGAACCGAGGTATCTTTCAGTGTTAAATGCACTGGCTGATTCTCGGCATGATTGGTATTGGAAATGAATACCGAAGAGAGTCGATCAAACGTAATCTTGCCATCTGGCTTTGGGTAGTCAATAGGCTGATGCTGAGCGGCGGCCTCTAAACACTCATGGTCAGCATGCTGGTTATGAATTGTCCAGGGAACCTTACCCCCAAAGAGTTTTTGCTCTATGCCTACCATCAGAGTGCCAATATAAAGGCCCTTTGACATCCAAGGTTTGAAATTACGCGCCTGACTTAATTCTGTATGTAGCCAGCTCTTGTTGAAAGCTAGCGGATAGGCTTCCAGTACATCAGCGGTACGATTGGCATTGATCGCAGCAACTGCGGCTTGGGCTGCTAGCATGCCCGTCTTGATGGCAGCATGACTTCCCTTAATTCGTGAAGCGTTTAAAAAGCCCGCGTCACAACCAATTAATGCGCCGCCTGGAAATACCGTTTTAGGTAGACTATTTAGCCCTCCAGCTGTCAGCGCACGCGCTCCATAGGCAATACGTTTACCACCCTCAAAGGTATCTCGAATTTTGGGGTGTAGCTTATAACGTTGAAACTCTTCAAAGGGAGAGAGGTAGGGATTCTTATAAGCAAGACCTACCACCAACCCAACGGCAACCAGGTTGTCACCTAAGTGATAGAGAAAAGAACCTCCGTAGGTATCGCTCTCTAGCGGCCAGCCTGCGGTGTGCACTACTAAGCCAGGCTTGCTTTTAGAGGGCTCTACTTCCCATAGCTCTTTAATGCCCAGGCCATAGCTTTGGGGATCTGCATCGGCATCTAAGCCAAAACGAGTCATGAGCTGTTTACCTAAATGCCCACGAGAACCTTCAGCAAACAAAGTATATTTGGCTCGCAATTCCATACCAAGTTGAAATTGATCCGTTGGCCGACCTTCTTTATCTAGGCCCATCGATCCTGTAACGACTCCACAGACGGCACCTTGATCGTTGTATAAGATTTCTGCTGCTGGAAAGCCGGGGAAAATTTCTACGCCTAGGTTTTCAGCTTGCTGCCCAAGCCAGCGGGTGACGTTTGCAAGACTGACAATGTAGTTACCTTCATTTTTAAAGCAGTGGGGCAGCATCCAGTTAGGAACTTGAAACCCACTGTCTTTTGTGAGGAATAAAAACTGA from Polynucleobacter sp. TUM22923 encodes:
- a CDS encoding electron transfer flavoprotein-ubiquinone oxidoreductase, producing MHPQELIEQFDPRESMDYDIVIVGGGPAGLSAAIKAKQLAQTAGQEISVCVLEKGSEIGAHILSGAVMDPKALTELFPDWKALGAPLNTEVTQDQFLFLTKDSGFQVPNWMLPHCFKNEGNYIVSLANVTRWLGQQAENLGVEIFPGFPAAEILYNDQGAVCGVVTGSMGLDKEGRPTDQFQLGMELRAKYTLFAEGSRGHLGKQLMTRFGLDADADPQSYGLGIKELWEVEPSKSKPGLVVHTAGWPLESDTYGGSFLYHLGDNLVAVGLVVGLAYKNPYLSPFEEFQRYKLHPKIRDTFEGGKRIAYGARALTAGGLNSLPKTVFPGGALIGCDAGFLNASRIKGSHAAIKTGMLAAQAAVAAINANRTADVLEAYPLAFNKSWLHTELSQARNFKPWMSKGLYIGTLMVGIEQKLFGGKVPWTIHNQHADHECLEAAAQHQPIDYPKPDGKITFDRLSSVFISNTNHAENQPVHLTLKDTSVPVSLNLKTYAGPEQRYCPAGVYEYVEKDGQSHLQINAQNCVHCKTCDIKDPSQNIVWITPEGGGGPNYASM